One region of Oxalobacteraceae bacterium OTU3CAMAD1 genomic DNA includes:
- a CDS encoding CYTH and CHAD domain-containing protein, whose product MEVELKLLLAPADNEALMRHPLIAAHASGPARAQRMTARYFDTPDLHFLHHGAGLRVRKVGEEWIQTMKAGGSVQSGLHSRNEWECPVDRAWPRLGRLRKLIGNDPQWRDMLDLPDLKERLEPLFLVEVERHTWDLEIEGNSIELVLDQGHIERHGRKTDINEIELELKEGEPAALYAFALELHKQIPLRLSNISKAERGYLLCRQTGTAPYRAQALSLAPDNTVGEALKAILDNCLQHIQRNEEAVIHGDDPETLHQMRVGLRRLRSALKLFDAAAPCPQALAGDIAWLGTELGGARDADVLLMSTLPRIQSNPGGKNGLLELQALALAAARGYRKTAAKALLSPRYTQLLLSMGVWMQHISTDVPDSPLPKFVHSTMQRLHKQLIKRANRMDDDDADSIHRTRIAAKRARYALEFFHSLYRQKGSRQYLKTLAAIQSELGQHNDLIIADRLLQEMAEQHPDAADTIGYARGYLQALQSQQPVDLDQIRDTLHHLKLPH is encoded by the coding sequence ATGGAAGTCGAACTCAAACTATTACTCGCCCCCGCCGACAACGAGGCGCTGATGCGTCACCCGTTGATCGCCGCCCACGCCAGCGGTCCCGCGCGCGCGCAGCGGATGACTGCGCGCTATTTCGATACGCCGGATTTGCATTTCCTGCACCACGGCGCCGGCCTGCGCGTGCGCAAGGTCGGCGAGGAATGGATACAGACAATGAAGGCCGGCGGCAGCGTGCAAAGCGGCTTGCATAGCCGCAATGAGTGGGAATGCCCGGTGGACCGCGCCTGGCCGCGCCTCGGCCGCCTGCGCAAGCTGATCGGCAACGACCCGCAATGGCGCGACATGCTGGACCTGCCGGACCTGAAGGAGCGGCTGGAGCCGCTGTTCCTGGTGGAGGTCGAGCGCCACACATGGGATCTGGAAATCGAAGGCAATTCGATCGAGCTGGTGCTCGACCAGGGCCACATCGAGCGCCACGGCCGCAAAACCGACATCAACGAAATCGAACTGGAACTCAAGGAAGGCGAACCGGCCGCGCTGTACGCCTTCGCGCTGGAACTGCACAAGCAGATCCCCCTTCGGCTCAGCAACATCAGCAAGGCCGAACGGGGCTATCTGCTATGCCGCCAAACCGGCACCGCGCCCTACCGCGCCCAGGCGCTGAGCCTGGCCCCGGACAACACCGTCGGCGAAGCGCTCAAGGCCATCCTCGACAACTGCCTGCAACACATCCAGCGCAACGAGGAGGCTGTCATCCATGGCGACGATCCCGAGACCTTGCACCAGATGCGCGTCGGCCTGCGCCGCCTGCGTTCGGCCTTAAAACTGTTCGACGCCGCCGCCCCCTGCCCGCAAGCGCTGGCTGGCGACATCGCCTGGCTAGGCACGGAACTGGGCGGCGCCCGCGACGCCGACGTGTTGCTGATGTCGACCTTGCCGCGCATCCAGTCCAACCCAGGCGGCAAGAACGGCCTGCTGGAACTGCAGGCGCTGGCGCTGGCCGCCGCGCGCGGCTACCGCAAAACAGCCGCGAAAGCGCTGCTGTCGCCGCGCTACACGCAACTGTTGCTATCGATGGGCGTATGGATGCAGCACATCTCCACGGATGTTCCCGACAGTCCGCTGCCGAAATTCGTGCACTCCACGATGCAGCGGCTGCACAAGCAATTGATCAAGCGCGCCAACCGCATGGACGACGATGACGCCGACTCCATCCACCGCACCCGCATCGCCGCCAAGCGCGCCCGCTATGCGCTGGAATTTTTTCACTCGCTGTACCGGCAGAAAGGCTCGCGCCAATATCTGAAGACGCTGGCGGCGATCCAGTCGGAGCTGGGCCAGCACAACGACCTGATCATCGCCGACCGGCTGTTGCAGGAAATGGCCGAGCAGCATCCGGACGCGGCCGACACCATCGGCTACGCGCGCGGCTACTTGCAAGCGCTGCAGTCGCAACAGCCGGTCGACCTGGACCAGATCCGCGACACCTTGCACCACCTCAAGCTGCCGCACTGA
- a CDS encoding LysE family translocator, which yields MSPELLLPLCTFAAVTSITPGPNNAMIMASGLNYGFKRSLPHLFGITFGFAFMIFATGMGLHAVFVRFPMLQLILKYVGAIYLLWLAWKLANAAPMNAEPAARSKPMGFVGAAAFQWVNPKAWVMSISAITTYLPQGFGAVDVAQLALVFNAVGTFGVGAWAMFGVAMRRLLQDPRSVRIFNVVMALLLVATLYPILVG from the coding sequence ATGTCGCCCGAACTCTTGCTGCCTTTGTGCACCTTCGCCGCCGTCACGTCGATCACCCCCGGGCCGAACAACGCGATGATCATGGCCTCGGGATTGAACTATGGTTTCAAGCGCTCGCTGCCGCATTTGTTCGGCATCACCTTCGGTTTCGCCTTTATGATCTTCGCCACCGGGATGGGCTTGCATGCGGTGTTCGTCCGGTTTCCGATGTTGCAGCTGATACTGAAGTATGTCGGCGCGATTTACTTGCTGTGGCTGGCGTGGAAGCTGGCCAACGCGGCGCCGATGAACGCCGAGCCGGCGGCGCGGTCCAAACCTATGGGGTTTGTCGGCGCGGCGGCGTTTCAGTGGGTGAATCCCAAGGCCTGGGTCATGTCCATCAGCGCCATCACCACCTACCTGCCGCAGGGGTTCGGTGCCGTCGACGTGGCGCAGCTGGCGCTGGTGTTCAACGCGGTCGGCACCTTCGGCGTCGGCGCGTGGGCGATGTTCGGCGTGGCCATGCGCCGCCTGCTGCAGGACCCGCGCTCGGTGCGCATTTTTAACGTGGTGATGGCGCTGTTGTTGGTGGCCACGCTGTATCCAATTCTCGTGGGCTGA